From one Streptomyces sp. CA-210063 genomic stretch:
- a CDS encoding enoyl-CoA hydratase-related protein has translation MPDEAQELVLYEIDEDGVATLTLNRPERKNAWSIPMENRFFALLDEAAQDPAVRVVIVTAAGRAFCPGMDVQRLEQNAQPGQSLNLQARVPMYSRRDMPKPVIAAINGACAGIGLVQALICDVRFAARGARFTTAFTRRGLAGEYNLPYVLPRVIGLENALDLLLSGRVFDADEAKDLGLVSRVVEPEDLLDAARAYARDIARNCSPRAMAVLRHQVYGDLDRTFTDALARSYSAMEFFAGSPDFREGVASFMEKREPKFEGLPPDFDPDDATRDAFLPY, from the coding sequence ATGCCCGACGAGGCTCAGGAACTGGTGCTGTACGAGATCGACGAGGACGGCGTGGCCACGCTCACCCTCAACAGGCCCGAGCGGAAGAACGCCTGGAGCATCCCCATGGAGAACCGCTTCTTCGCGCTTCTCGACGAGGCAGCCCAGGACCCAGCCGTCCGCGTCGTGATCGTCACCGCCGCCGGCAGGGCCTTCTGCCCCGGCATGGACGTCCAGCGCCTGGAGCAGAACGCGCAGCCGGGGCAGTCCCTCAACCTCCAGGCCCGCGTCCCCATGTACAGCAGGCGCGACATGCCGAAGCCGGTGATCGCCGCGATCAACGGCGCCTGCGCCGGCATCGGCCTGGTCCAGGCGCTCATCTGCGACGTCCGTTTCGCCGCCCGCGGCGCCCGCTTCACCACCGCCTTCACCCGGCGCGGCCTGGCCGGCGAGTACAACCTGCCGTACGTGCTGCCGCGCGTCATCGGTCTGGAGAACGCGCTCGACCTGCTGCTCTCCGGCCGGGTCTTCGACGCCGACGAGGCGAAGGACCTCGGCCTCGTCAGCCGGGTCGTCGAACCGGAGGACCTGCTCGACGCCGCCCGCGCCTACGCCCGGGACATCGCCCGCAACTGCTCACCGCGCGCCATGGCCGTCCTGCGCCACCAGGTGTACGGCGACCTCGACCGCACCTTCACCGACGCCCTGGCCCGCTCCTACTCCGCCATGGAGTTCTTCGCGGGCTCACCGGACTTCCGGGAGGGCGTGGCGAGCTTCATGGAGAAGCGGGAGCCGAAGTTCGAGGGCCTGCCCCCGGACTTCGACCCGGACGACGCCACCCGCGACGCGTTCCTGCCCTACTGA
- a CDS encoding MaoC family dehydratase N-terminal domain-containing protein: MTGQTFPVEAGHIMMFARAIGDENPAYQGESALAPPTFTMASAHYDPDYHLRPKPDQEWFGSGAGPGVMAEGGGGLHAEQHFEYHRPVRAGETLYAHTVPGRSWEKQGRSGRLLFSERVTEYRDADGEPVVSAVTVAVVPEGPATPKDPR, encoded by the coding sequence ATGACAGGGCAAACGTTCCCCGTCGAGGCCGGACACATCATGATGTTCGCCCGCGCCATCGGCGACGAGAACCCGGCGTACCAGGGCGAGTCGGCCCTCGCACCGCCCACCTTCACCATGGCGAGCGCCCACTACGACCCCGACTACCACCTGCGGCCCAAGCCGGACCAGGAGTGGTTCGGGTCCGGCGCCGGCCCCGGCGTGATGGCCGAGGGCGGCGGCGGACTCCACGCCGAGCAGCACTTCGAGTACCACCGCCCGGTGCGCGCCGGCGAGACGCTCTACGCGCACACCGTCCCCGGACGCAGCTGGGAGAAGCAGGGCCGCAGCGGCCGGCTGCTGTTCAGCGAGCGCGTCACCGAGTACCGGGACGCCGACGGCGAGCCGGTTGTCAGCGCCGTGACCGTGGCCGTCGTGCCGGAAGGCCCCGCAACCCCGAAGGACCCCCGATGA